One region of Gossypium raimondii isolate GPD5lz chromosome 6, ASM2569854v1, whole genome shotgun sequence genomic DNA includes:
- the LOC105774527 gene encoding LOW QUALITY PROTEIN: NAD-dependent malic enzyme 59 kDa isoform, mitochondrial (The sequence of the model RefSeq protein was modified relative to this genomic sequence to represent the inferred CDS: substituted 1 base at 1 genomic stop codon) encodes MQDLGLRQPRLEGEEYLSIIDEFIEAVLTRWPKAIVQFEDFQMKWAFKTLKRYRERFCMFNDDVQVTAGVALAGLLGTVREQGXSLDDFPNHKIAVVGAGSAGLGVLSMAVHPICAKPFMFF; translated from the exons ATTTAGGACTAAGACAACCAAGGTTAGAAGGGGAAgaatatttatcaattattgATGAGTTCATCGAAGCGGTTTTAACACGTTGGCCTAAGGCTATTGTACAG TTTGAGGATTTTCAAATGAAGTGGGCCTTTAAAACTCTGAAACGCTATCGGGAAAGGTTTTGCATGTTTAATGATGACGTACAG GTAACTGCTGGAGTTGCACTTGCTGGATTGTTAGGAACTGTAAGAGAACAAGGTTGATCTTTGGATGATTTTCCAAACCACAAGATTGCTGTGGTGGGAGCTGGAAG TGCAGGGCTTGGTGTTCTTAGCATGGCTGTTCATCCTATTTGTGCAAAgccttttatgttcttttag